From one Micromonospora siamensis genomic stretch:
- a CDS encoding cupin domain-containing protein — protein sequence MEHYTIATVAEKSPDFRRVLWTGTNTQLVVMTIPPGGEIGEEVHEGIDQILTFVSGAGEARVGGEKKEVVAGDLVVVPAGTKHNFVNTGPNPLVLYTVYGPPEHADQVVHRTKEEADAAEAAGEDEPPTA from the coding sequence TGGAGCATTACACGATCGCGACAGTGGCCGAGAAGAGCCCGGACTTCCGGCGGGTGCTGTGGACCGGCACCAACACCCAGCTGGTGGTCATGACCATCCCGCCCGGCGGCGAGATCGGCGAGGAGGTCCACGAGGGCATCGACCAGATCCTGACCTTCGTCAGCGGCGCCGGGGAGGCCCGGGTGGGCGGCGAGAAGAAGGAGGTCGTCGCGGGCGACCTGGTGGTCGTACCGGCCGGCACGAAGCACAACTTCGTCAACACCGGCCCGAACCCGCTGGTGCTCTACACCGTCTACGGGCCGCCGGAGCACGCCGACCAGGTGGTGCACCGCACCAAGGAGGAGGCCGACGCGGCCGAGGCGGCCGGCGAGGACGAGCCGCCCACCGCCTGA